From the genome of Papaver somniferum cultivar HN1 chromosome 2, ASM357369v1, whole genome shotgun sequence, one region includes:
- the LOC113346899 gene encoding huntingtin-interacting protein K-like, producing the protein MEVVDEGIDRLVEDSKDLQQQSKALDKLTDHVEDRQLDISRVQEAMASIAASSEADLNAMKLREKELAAVKINAGDIDIIADELEMDKKVAERTLREHKGDAVAAVRHLLR; encoded by the exons ATGGAGGTTGTAGATGAAGGGATTGATAGACTCGTAGAAGACTCAAAGGATTTACAGCAACAGAGTAAAGCCCTTGACAAGCTCACTGATCATGTCGAAGATCGTCAACTCGATATATCCAGAGTCCAAGAG GCTATGGCGTCGATTGCTGCATCTTCAGAAGCTGATTTGAATGCGATGAAATTGAG AGAGAAAGAATTGGCTGCCGTGAAGATAAATGCCGGTGATATAGACATCATTGCGGACGAGCTAGAG ATGGACAAGAAGGTTGCAGAGAGAACATTACGGGAACACAAAGGtgatgctgttgctgctgtgcgtCACTTGCTTCGATAG